In one Lolium rigidum isolate FL_2022 chromosome 3, APGP_CSIRO_Lrig_0.1, whole genome shotgun sequence genomic region, the following are encoded:
- the LOC124700395 gene encoding uncharacterized protein LOC124700395, with the protein MYSLRLASSSSSTGLGIALGRFGGKRGGAAPVGFVAPATAAAHGGRRSVAATSNAAAPVPGDQGVGMDPAKQHQQQLHKQPPPHAPEGKQQGNNTDDKHTEVTERGDVMTHSFGEGYATRSDEEGFGGVYGQNDPVFNPGTEVHPNHPDYDTSQGSHVKEKEKARHLKDDKHAT; encoded by the exons ATGTACTCTCTCAGGTtggctagcagcagcagcagcacggggCTCGGCATCGCGCTCGGCCGGTTCGGCGGGAAGAGAGGCGGCGCAGCGCCGGTAGGATTCGTGGCACCAGCCACCGCCGCAGCGCACGGAGGTAGAAGGAGCGTCGCCGCGACGTCGAACGCCGCCGCGCCGGTGCCGGGCGACCAGGGCGTGGGCATGGACCCGGCCAAGCAGCATCAGCAGCAGCTGcacaagcagccgccgccccacgCGCCGGAGGGGAAGCAGCAGGGCAACAACACAGACGACAAGCACACGGAAGTGACGGAACGCGG GGACGTGATGACCCACTCGTTCGGGGAGGGGTACGCGACGAGGTCCGACGAGGAGGGGTTTGGGGGAGTCTACGGCCAGAACGACCCGGTGTTCAACCCCGGGACCGAGGTGCACCCCAACCATCCTG ATTACGACACCTCGCAGGGGTCGCAtgtgaaggagaaggagaaggcgcGCCATCTCAAGGACGACAAGCACGCCACCTAG
- the LOC124704136 gene encoding BTB/POZ domain-containing protein At3g05675-like: MSLRKRQRSASSSRLATLSSPPSPPRAASSSAASPLLSFPKADLFLRLHLDPSPSPDDDDSHPALAPFLDLHVSSASLNRSRYFAALLSDRWCPPPSSSSPAGRLCLAVPVSSRPFHAHVEVLRLLHTLDFAGTIRAPADALDILPVALQLLFDACVEACIRFLEAVPWSEDEEARVLDIAPLLPADEAADLLARVSLPPSAAAPSEAMLHGLIHSAIHGHPVPAATKAFVAMLLKDYPSRDCVHKVLDEAFLSRLDTVKELMGKYASPDFRIAVDSDEREAIQKLNLHSAVLNVKHLLWLIERMVDMRVADNAVKLWSEQVALAADLQKLLTDADMWRNMAPGLPMLVTRCTLRLANSVVIGETLVSRQVRMKLVRSWLPVLNVCRDIAQPMHSGYKSTNCQELEETFLQIISTLPVQDAQELLQQCLGFSTRSVDDCQHLVAAFKTWFRRAARAPQGGED, encoded by the exons ATGTCCCTCCGCAAGCGCCAGCGCTCGGCGAGCAGCTCCCGCCTCGCCACCCTCTCCTCGCCGCCTTcgcctccccgcgccgcctcctcctccgccgcctcgcctCTGCTCTCCTTCCCCAAAGCCGACCtcttcctccgcctccacctcgacccctccccctcccccgacgacgacgacagccaccCCGCCCTCGCCCCGTTCCTCGACCTCCACGTCTCCTCGGCGTCCCTCAACCGCTCCCGCTACTTCGCCGCCCTCCTCTCCGACCGCTGGTGCCCTCCcccatcctcctcctccccggccgGCCGCCTCTGCCTCGCGGTGCCCGTCTCCTCCCGCCCCTTCCACGCCCACGTCgaggtcctccgcctcctccacacGCTCGACTTCGCCGGCACCATCCGCGCCCCCGCCGACGCCCTCGACATCCTCCCCGTCGCGCTGCAGCTCCTCTTCGACGCCTGCGTCGAGGCCTGCATCCGCTTCCTCGAGGCCGTGCCCTGGtccgaggacgaggaggcgcgCGTCCTCGACATAGCGCCCCTCCTCCCCGCCGACGAGGCCGCCGACCTCCTCGCCAGGGTCTCCCtccccccctccgccgccgccccctccgagGCGATGCTTCACGGCCTGATCCACTCCGCCATCCACGGCCACCCCGTCCCCGCCGCCACCAAGGCCTTCGTCGCCATGCTCCTCAAGGACTACCCGTCCCGCGACTGCgtgcacaaggtgctcgacgaggcGTTCCTCTCCCGGCTCGACACCGTCAAGGAGCTCATGGGCAAGTACGCCAGCCCCGACTTCAGGATCGCCGTGGACAGCGACGAGCGCGAGGCCATACAGAAGCTCAACCTGCACTCCGCGGTCTTAAACGTGAAGCATCTGCTTTGGCTCATCGAGAGGATGGTGGATATGCGGGTGGCTGATAACGCGGTTAAGCTGTGGAGCGAGCAGGTTGCGCTTGCTGCCGATTTGCAGAAGTTGCTCACTGATGCTGACATGTGGAGGAACATGGCCCCTGGGCTCCCGATGCTCGTCACCAGGTGCACGCTCAGGCTCGCCAATTCAGTTGTCATTGGGGAGACTCTGGTTTCTCGCCAG GTGAGGATGAAGCTCGTCAGAAGTTGGCTTCCTGTCCTAAACGTCTGCAGGGACATCGCTCAACCCATGCACAGCGGATACAAGTCAACAAACTGCCAGGAGCTGGAGGAGACATTTCTTCAAATCATCTCTACATTGCCTGTCCAGGACGCTCAGGAGCTGCTGCAACAATGTCTCGGCTTCTCTACTCGCAGCGTCGATGACTGCCAGCATTTGGTCGCTGCCTTCAAGACATGGTTCAGGCGTGCTGCCAGGGCTCCACAGGGTGGGGAAGACTGA